One genomic segment of Drosophila melanogaster chromosome 3L includes these proteins:
- the CG6674 gene encoding uncharacterized protein, isoform A, which yields MQEFSAKRDALFACLDDASKELRGTALDQSKAKAFSINALDRGNKSGNESGQVMNYRQGRSIVTGLDAEDGRLRRMRGKESIFKKPELPIGRCLKPRKTPDYQVNPHKWKKYSLSDVDISEQSNSAAALSFLRQMDAQREAEGVDNESPPTDGKIEFKRTSKLSRKLKSLKQQEVDDVELDKPQLRGSKLVMPEYVIGQKPHKPKKCKTKSEQSRAAGKLQLSHLAEEDEQDD from the exons ATGCAGGAATTTTCAGCCAAACGAGACGCTCTTTTCGCATGTCTCGACGATGCGAGCAAAGAGTTGCGGGGAACTGCCTTGGATCAGAGCAAGGCCAAGGCGTTTTCCATCAATGCCCTCGATCGAGGAAACAAATCCGGAAACGAATCCGGACAGGTGATGAACTACCGCCAGGGTCGCAGCATTGTTACTGGCCTCGATGCGGAGGATGGAAGACTGCGACGAATGCGCGGCAAGGAGAGCATTTTCAAGAAGCCCGAACTCCCCATTGGACGCTGTTTGAAGCCAAGAAAAACGCCAGATTACCAG GTAAACCCGCACAAATGGAAGAAGTACTCCCTGTCTGATGTGGACATTTCCGAACAGAGCAACTCCGCCGCCGCCTTGTCCTTCCTGCGACAAATGGATGCACAGCGCGAGGCTGAGGGCGTCGATAACGAATCTCCACCTACAGATGGCAAGATCGAGTTCAAGAGGACCAGCAAACTCAGCCGCAAGCTCAAGAGCCTCAAACAGCAGGAGGTGGATGATGTGGAGCTGGATAAGCCGCAGTTAAGAGGTTCCAAGCTGGTGATGCCTGAGTATGTAATTGGCCAAAAGCCGCATAAGCCAAAGAAATGCAAAACCAAATCGGAACAGAGCCGTGCAGCGGGAAAACTACAACTGTCCCACTTGGCGGAGGAGGATGAGCAGGATGATTAG
- the CG6674 gene encoding uncharacterized protein, isoform B, with protein MQEFSAKRDALFACLDDASKELRGTALDQSKAKAFSINALDRGNKSGNESGQVMNYRQGRSIVTGLDAEDGRLRRMRGKESIFKKPELPIGRCLKPRKTPDYQSNSAAALSFLRQMDAQREAEGVDNESPPTDGKIEFKRTSKLSRKLKSLKQQEVDDVELDKPQLRGSKLVMPEYVIGQKPHKPKKCKTKSEQSRAAGKLQLSHLAEEDEQDD; from the exons ATGCAGGAATTTTCAGCCAAACGAGACGCTCTTTTCGCATGTCTCGACGATGCGAGCAAAGAGTTGCGGGGAACTGCCTTGGATCAGAGCAAGGCCAAGGCGTTTTCCATCAATGCCCTCGATCGAGGAAACAAATCCGGAAACGAATCCGGACAGGTGATGAACTACCGCCAGGGTCGCAGCATTGTTACTGGCCTCGATGCGGAGGATGGAAGACTGCGACGAATGCGCGGCAAGGAGAGCATTTTCAAGAAGCCCGAACTCCCCATTGGACGCTGTTTGAAGCCAAGAAAAACGCCAGATTACCAG AGCAACTCCGCCGCCGCCTTGTCCTTCCTGCGACAAATGGATGCACAGCGCGAGGCTGAGGGCGTCGATAACGAATCTCCACCTACAGATGGCAAGATCGAGTTCAAGAGGACCAGCAAACTCAGCCGCAAGCTCAAGAGCCTCAAACAGCAGGAGGTGGATGATGTGGAGCTGGATAAGCCGCAGTTAAGAGGTTCCAAGCTGGTGATGCCTGAGTATGTAATTGGCCAAAAGCCGCATAAGCCAAAGAAATGCAAAACCAAATCGGAACAGAGCCGTGCAGCGGGAAAACTACAACTGTCCCACTTGGCGGAGGAGGATGAGCAGGATGATTAG